From one Lysinibacillus sp. G4S2 genomic stretch:
- the tatC gene encoding twin-arginine translocase subunit TatC, with protein MNPKDLTVIEHIEELRKRLFIVAVFFVLAMVGGFFVAKPLVKYLQSTGANYNIELHAFDVVTPLAIYFQVVFLIAFILSSPVLMYQLWAFISPGLREVERKATLSYIPYSFLLFIAGLSFSYYLLFPYVIKFMMNLSVELEIQQTIGIHEYFSFLFKLTIPFGFLFQLPVVILFFSRIGLLNPDLLIRIRKYSYFGLFVCAAIIAPPELASHLMVSVPLFALYEISIMVSRIGYKKYLKSEEIRLQEEQEAEQKRQVEEALEQQRRQIEELNQK; from the coding sequence ATGAATCCAAAAGATCTAACTGTCATTGAGCATATAGAAGAATTAAGAAAACGGCTTTTCATTGTTGCCGTTTTCTTTGTTCTAGCTATGGTTGGCGGCTTTTTTGTTGCAAAGCCGCTTGTTAAATACCTTCAATCTACTGGAGCTAATTATAATATAGAGCTTCATGCGTTTGATGTAGTAACACCACTTGCAATTTATTTCCAAGTTGTTTTTTTAATTGCATTTATCCTTTCATCGCCAGTGTTAATGTATCAATTGTGGGCGTTTATAAGCCCAGGACTACGGGAAGTAGAACGAAAAGCAACCTTAAGCTATATACCGTATTCATTTTTATTGTTTATCGCAGGGCTATCTTTTTCATACTATTTATTATTCCCTTATGTCATAAAGTTCATGATGAATTTATCGGTCGAGTTGGAAATTCAGCAAACAATTGGAATACATGAATATTTTTCATTTTTATTTAAACTTACAATACCTTTTGGTTTCCTTTTCCAATTGCCAGTTGTCATTTTATTCTTTTCACGTATAGGGTTATTAAATCCTGATTTACTAATTCGTATTCGTAAATATTCGTACTTTGGTTTATTTGTGTGTGCCGCTATTATCGCACCACCTGAACTAGCTTCACACTTAATGGTTTCAGTACCATTGTTTGCGCTCTACGAAATTAGTATTATGGTTTCACGTATTGGTTACAAGAAATACTTAAAATCAGAGGAAATACGTTTGCAGGAAGAGCAGGAAGCTGAGCAAAAACGCCAGGTTGAAGAGGCGCTTGAACAGCAGCGACGCCAAATAGAAGAATTGAATCAAAAATAA
- a CDS encoding twin-arginine translocase TatA/TatE family subunit → MGSIGPMSLIIIGIVALLIFGPKKLPELGKAFGSTLREFKNATKGLADEDDDDKKKKELDK, encoded by the coding sequence ATGGGTAGTATTGGTCCTATGAGCCTCATTATTATCGGAATTGTCGCGTTATTAATTTTTGGTCCTAAGAAGTTACCAGAGCTGGGTAAAGCATTCGGTTCAACATTACGAGAATTTAAAAATGCTACTAAAGGTTTAGCCGACGAAGATGATGATGACAAGAAAAAGAAAGAACTAGATAAGTAA
- a CDS encoding redox-sensing transcriptional repressor Rex, which yields MKQDLKIPQATTKRLPLYYRFIQNFAQEGMERISSKELSEAMKIDSATIRRDFSYFGALGKKGYGYDVQHLLKFFSQTLDQHETTKVALIGVGNLGSALLKYNFQKNHNTHIVVAFDPKAPKDGKMISNIPVFHPDLLEEKYAEYGAELAILTVSPRSAQKMADRLAAMNAKGILNFTPERLTVPDRMQLLTIDLSVELQALIYLIRNQEE from the coding sequence TTGAAACAAGATTTAAAAATTCCACAAGCCACTACAAAAAGACTTCCTCTTTACTATCGATTTATCCAAAACTTTGCACAAGAAGGCATGGAACGCATTTCGTCGAAGGAACTGAGTGAAGCGATGAAAATTGATTCTGCAACTATTCGTCGTGACTTTTCTTATTTTGGAGCTCTTGGGAAAAAGGGTTATGGCTATGATGTGCAGCATCTATTAAAATTTTTTAGTCAAACGCTCGATCAGCACGAAACGACAAAAGTAGCGTTAATTGGTGTAGGGAATTTAGGTAGTGCTTTATTAAAATATAATTTCCAAAAAAATCATAATACTCATATCGTTGTGGCTTTTGATCCAAAGGCTCCAAAGGACGGGAAGATGATAAGCAATATTCCTGTTTTCCATCCTGATTTATTGGAAGAAAAGTATGCAGAATATGGAGCGGAGCTTGCGATTTTAACAGTTTCACCACGCTCTGCACAGAAAATGGCTGATAGATTAGCGGCAATGAACGCAAAAGGCATTTTAAACTTTACGCCAGAGCGGTTAACGGTTCCAGATAGAATGCAGCTCTTAACAATTGATTTATCGGTAGAATTGCAGGCGCTCATTTATTTAATTCGCAATCAGGAAGAGTGA
- a CDS encoding ATP-binding cassette domain-containing protein — protein sequence MIVLQVNQLYKSFLVDEILSGVKLEVQHRDRVALVGRNGAGKSTLLKIIAGQMSYDSGDIIIPKGVQIGYLEQHAGLNSTLSIWDEMMTIFEPLIAQEQALRSLEQQMADPTVYENPTLYAKIMSEYDHLQHNFKDAGGYQYESDTRSVLHGMQFYPDDYQKPISSLSGGQRTRLALAKLLLSKPDLLILDEPTNHLDIETLSWLESYLKGYEGAILIVSHDRYFLDQVVSIVYEVSRHRVTKYTGNYSAYLDEKAKNYERDLKLFERQQDEKAKLEEFIQKNIARASTTKMAQSRRKMLERTEWMESPDGDEKSASFGFTIERQSGNDVLSIDDLAIGYGDKKISSGITLRTFREDRIALVGPNGVGKSTLLKTIVKDLLPLSGEIRYGTNVQVGYYDQEQAKLSSNKSVLKELWDEWPLMNEKDIRTVLGRFLFSGEDVDKIVSSLSGGEKARLALAKLMMQKANFLILDEPTNHLDLDSKEILENALIDYPGTLLFVSHDRYFINRITTKVIELSGDGSFEYLGDYDYYLEKKQELLEIAQMKAAAQPKVQAEVPEKSSTSKIDKEAKKRERQIRRTLEELEGKMQQVTIEIARLEEALCNPEIFTDHEKITQLQDELSTVKEQHELFEMEWLELSEELENIIL from the coding sequence ATGATTGTTTTACAGGTCAATCAACTATATAAATCCTTCCTTGTAGATGAAATTTTAAGTGGCGTAAAATTAGAGGTTCAACATCGTGATCGCGTTGCATTAGTAGGACGTAACGGTGCTGGCAAGTCCACTTTACTTAAAATAATTGCTGGTCAAATGTCATATGACTCTGGTGATATTATAATCCCTAAAGGTGTACAAATTGGATATTTAGAACAGCATGCTGGATTAAATTCAACATTGTCGATTTGGGATGAAATGATGACAATTTTTGAGCCGCTTATTGCACAAGAACAAGCACTCCGATCATTAGAACAACAAATGGCCGACCCTACTGTTTATGAAAATCCGACTTTATATGCAAAAATAATGTCTGAATACGATCATTTACAGCATAATTTCAAGGATGCGGGTGGCTATCAATACGAATCTGATACACGCTCCGTGCTTCATGGCATGCAGTTTTATCCTGATGATTACCAAAAGCCAATTAGCTCACTATCAGGTGGACAACGAACTCGGTTAGCACTTGCTAAGCTTCTTTTAAGTAAACCTGACCTATTAATACTCGATGAGCCTACTAACCATTTAGATATTGAAACCCTTTCCTGGTTAGAATCATATTTAAAAGGATATGAAGGGGCTATTTTAATTGTTTCCCACGACCGATACTTCTTAGACCAAGTTGTTTCCATTGTCTACGAAGTTTCACGTCATCGCGTCACAAAATATACAGGAAATTATAGTGCCTATTTAGATGAAAAAGCGAAAAATTATGAGCGTGATTTGAAGTTATTTGAACGCCAGCAAGATGAGAAAGCCAAGCTCGAGGAATTTATCCAAAAAAATATTGCTCGTGCTTCTACTACTAAAATGGCACAAAGTCGTCGTAAAATGCTTGAACGAACAGAGTGGATGGAATCACCTGATGGCGATGAAAAGTCCGCAAGCTTCGGTTTTACAATTGAACGCCAAAGTGGTAACGATGTATTATCTATTGATGACTTAGCTATAGGTTATGGAGATAAGAAAATATCAAGCGGCATTACATTACGTACTTTCCGAGAGGACCGCATTGCACTAGTTGGACCAAATGGTGTTGGTAAATCAACTTTATTAAAAACCATCGTCAAAGATTTACTACCACTCTCTGGAGAGATTCGCTATGGTACAAATGTTCAAGTTGGTTATTATGATCAAGAGCAGGCAAAACTATCGAGCAACAAAAGTGTACTAAAAGAGCTATGGGACGAATGGCCTTTAATGAATGAAAAAGATATTCGCACAGTGCTAGGCCGTTTCTTATTCAGTGGAGAAGATGTGGATAAAATCGTATCATCTTTATCTGGTGGTGAAAAGGCAAGACTTGCATTAGCTAAGCTGATGATGCAAAAGGCAAATTTCTTAATTCTCGATGAGCCTACCAACCACCTAGACTTAGATAGTAAAGAGATACTGGAAAACGCGCTTATTGATTATCCTGGAACACTTTTATTTGTGTCGCATGACCGATATTTCATCAATCGAATTACTACTAAAGTGATTGAGTTGTCTGGCGATGGTTCCTTTGAATACTTGGGTGACTATGATTATTACCTTGAGAAGAAACAGGAGCTTTTAGAAATTGCACAAATGAAAGCTGCGGCTCAGCCGAAAGTACAAGCTGAGGTACCTGAGAAATCCTCTACCTCTAAAATTGATAAAGAGGCTAAAAAACGGGAGCGCCAAATTAGACGCACACTTGAAGAACTAGAGGGGAAAATGCAGCAAGTAACTATTGAAATAGCTCGTTTAGAAGAAGCTCTTTGCAATCCCGAGATTTTCACAGACCACGAAAAAATTACACAGCTTCAAGATGAATTATCAACTGTTAAGGAACAGCATGAGTTATTCGAAATGGAATGGCTTGAGCTAAGTGAGGAACTTGAAAATATTATTTTATAA
- the tsaD gene encoding tRNA (adenosine(37)-N6)-threonylcarbamoyltransferase complex transferase subunit TsaD, with protein MENRIILAIESSCDETAAAIIRNGSEIVSNVVASQIESHKRFGGVVPEIASRHHVEQITVVIEEALAQANIKPADLDAVAVTEGPGLVGALLIGINAAKAFAFANNLPIIGVHHIAGHIYANALVQPMEFPLLALVVSGGHTELVYMKEHGSFEVIGETRDDAAGEAYDKVARVLDLPYPGGPRIDKLAHEGNEAVTFPRVWLEEDSYDFSFSGLKSAVINYKHNMDQRGEEISPTAVAKGFQDSVVEVLTAKTLRAAREYKVKQVIAAGGVAANKGLRTSLESVFAEEGIPFYVPPLKLCTDNAAMIGAAATPMFEAGIRGNLSMNGRPGMELKSWV; from the coding sequence ATGGAAAATCGAATTATTTTAGCAATAGAATCGAGCTGTGATGAAACAGCGGCAGCGATTATTCGAAATGGTTCAGAAATCGTTTCAAATGTAGTCGCTTCTCAAATAGAAAGTCATAAACGATTTGGTGGGGTTGTACCTGAAATTGCGTCTCGCCATCATGTTGAACAAATTACAGTGGTCATAGAAGAAGCGTTAGCACAGGCAAACATAAAACCAGCTGATCTAGATGCGGTGGCAGTTACTGAGGGCCCTGGTCTTGTAGGTGCATTGTTAATTGGGATTAATGCCGCGAAGGCTTTTGCGTTTGCTAACAATTTACCAATTATCGGTGTACACCATATAGCGGGACATATATATGCTAATGCACTCGTGCAGCCAATGGAATTCCCATTATTAGCACTTGTCGTATCAGGTGGCCATACGGAACTAGTTTATATGAAGGAACACGGCTCTTTTGAAGTCATCGGAGAGACGAGAGATGATGCGGCTGGTGAGGCTTATGATAAGGTTGCTCGTGTTTTAGACTTACCGTATCCAGGTGGTCCGCGTATTGACAAGCTAGCACATGAGGGGAATGAGGCAGTAACCTTCCCAAGAGTGTGGTTAGAGGAAGATTCGTATGACTTTAGCTTTAGTGGCCTAAAATCAGCGGTTATTAATTATAAACATAATATGGATCAGCGTGGAGAAGAGATTTCTCCGACTGCCGTTGCTAAAGGATTTCAGGATAGCGTAGTTGAAGTGCTAACAGCGAAAACATTACGGGCTGCACGTGAATATAAAGTGAAACAGGTTATTGCAGCTGGAGGTGTAGCGGCAAATAAAGGCTTACGTACATCACTTGAGTCTGTATTTGCAGAGGAAGGTATCCCGTTTTATGTACCGCCATTAAAGCTGTGTACAGATAATGCCGCTATGATAGGGGCAGCAGCAACACCAATGTTTGAAGCAGGTATTCGCGGTAATTTATCAATGAATGGTCGCCCTGGAATGGAGTTAAAATCCTGGGTTTAA
- the rimI gene encoding ribosomal protein S18-alanine N-acetyltransferase yields the protein MSSNVTYRKMVSDDVPAVYDIELTTFSAPWTLDSFYYEVHENQYAHYVLAVDADGSIIGFCGMWMVIDAAQITNVAVIEAARGRGIGEGLMREAIRIAGEHDMEVMSLEVRVTNTVAQNLYRKLHFQDGGIRKGYYTDNGEDALVMWVNL from the coding sequence ATGAGTAGCAATGTAACGTATCGTAAAATGGTATCGGATGATGTCCCAGCAGTATATGACATTGAGCTTACAACATTTTCTGCACCATGGACGTTAGATTCCTTTTACTATGAGGTGCATGAAAATCAGTACGCACATTATGTGCTGGCTGTGGATGCGGACGGTAGCATTATCGGCTTTTGTGGCATGTGGATGGTTATAGACGCAGCGCAAATTACGAATGTAGCCGTTATAGAGGCAGCTCGTGGCCGAGGAATTGGTGAAGGATTAATGCGAGAGGCAATACGTATTGCTGGGGAGCATGATATGGAGGTAATGAGTTTAGAAGTGCGCGTAACGAATACAGTTGCTCAAAATCTTTATCGAAAGCTTCATTTCCAAGATGGTGGCATACGTAAAGGCTATTATACAGATAACGGGGAGGATGCCCTTGTCATGTGGGTGAATTTATGA
- the tsaB gene encoding tRNA (adenosine(37)-N6)-threonylcarbamoyltransferase complex dimerization subunit type 1 TsaB, with protein MIWLGIETANAPLSIAVVRDGKVIAEIVQNIKLTHSAGAMPAIEEVLAKAGIKPNELDAIAVSEGPGSYTGVRIGVTLAKTLAWTLKKPLVGISSLKSLAANATLYDGFICPIFDARRGNVYTAVYKGSELEAIIDDYHDHIDGLLERLQALETPVLFVGADVDVFWHKIVEVLGDFALRTPFSNDLPRASETVRLATKVELPSVEAVHHFVPQYKRIAEAEANWLKDQKEKAHE; from the coding sequence ATGATTTGGTTAGGGATTGAAACAGCGAACGCACCACTTTCTATTGCTGTCGTAAGGGATGGAAAAGTGATTGCTGAAATTGTACAAAATATAAAATTAACGCATTCGGCAGGTGCAATGCCAGCCATTGAAGAAGTGCTGGCAAAGGCTGGCATAAAGCCAAATGAGTTAGATGCGATTGCTGTATCAGAAGGGCCTGGTTCTTATACAGGTGTACGAATAGGTGTGACACTTGCTAAAACCTTAGCATGGACATTGAAAAAGCCTTTAGTTGGAATATCTAGCTTAAAGTCATTGGCTGCAAATGCAACATTATACGATGGGTTTATTTGTCCGATTTTTGATGCGCGAAGAGGCAATGTCTATACGGCTGTTTATAAAGGTAGTGAGCTTGAAGCGATTATAGATGACTATCACGATCATATAGATGGATTATTAGAACGTTTACAAGCTTTAGAGACACCAGTTTTATTTGTAGGGGCAGACGTAGATGTTTTTTGGCATAAAATTGTAGAGGTACTAGGTGACTTTGCTCTGCGTACACCATTTAGCAATGATCTACCACGAGCAAGTGAAACTGTTCGATTAGCGACTAAAGTGGAACTACCAAGTGTGGAAGCAGTTCATCATTTTGTCCCGCAATACAAACGTATTGCAGAGGCGGAGGCGAATTGGCTGAAGGATCAAAAGGAGAAGGCTCATGAGTAG
- the tsaE gene encoding tRNA (adenosine(37)-N6)-threonylcarbamoyltransferase complex ATPase subunit type 1 TsaE — protein MYEKIMNSLDDTEHFALKLANLLEAQDTITLEGDLGAGKTTFTKALAKGLGVKRTVNSPTFTIIKQYEGRLPFNHLDVYRLAESDEDLGWDELFYGDAVSVVEWAHLIEQDLPQERLGIEIYRIGENQRRFVLTPLGKRYEALCEELMK, from the coding sequence ATGTATGAAAAAATAATGAATTCGCTTGATGATACTGAGCATTTTGCGTTGAAGCTAGCAAACTTACTAGAAGCTCAGGATACAATCACATTAGAGGGTGATTTGGGCGCTGGTAAGACAACATTTACGAAAGCATTAGCGAAGGGGCTTGGTGTGAAGCGAACGGTCAATAGCCCAACATTTACGATTATCAAGCAATATGAGGGACGTTTACCGTTTAATCATTTAGATGTTTATCGTTTAGCGGAAAGCGATGAAGACCTTGGGTGGGATGAGCTATTTTATGGTGATGCAGTATCAGTTGTCGAGTGGGCTCATTTAATTGAACAGGATTTACCACAGGAGCGTCTTGGAATAGAAATTTACCGAATTGGAGAAAATCAACGACGATTTGTATTAACACCTCTTGGAAAGCGATATGAGGCATTATGTGAGGAGCTAATGAAATGA